A portion of the Malania oleifera isolate guangnan ecotype guangnan chromosome 3, ASM2987363v1, whole genome shotgun sequence genome contains these proteins:
- the LOC131151200 gene encoding uncharacterized protein LOC131151200 has protein sequence MIVDHGGKRPQKKKKKKKKQTSAAGVRVAKGDGRKLGCDGDNEPMLPLSPSVLQRLKSINLYSYRSPEPTPLPSVVELTPKVIKSAPKVIEAAELEAAADNIEEEEEEQQQIMDEVYGMIQGRCISRVKSDTRLVSRESPVRMPQKLKKSASAKSAFGHFEERDVVESHRPATVREGKAGATEHYGEAVDGVDAGPMIT, from the exons ATGATTGTAGACCATGGAGGAAAGAGAccgcagaagaagaagaagaagaagaagaagcaaacctCAGCGGCAGGGGTTAGAGTAGCCAAGGGCGACGGGCGAAAGCTGGGCTGTGACGGCGACAACGAGCCAATG CTCCCTCTATCTCCCTCCGTCCTACAGCGGCTCAAGTCCATCAACCTCTACAGTTACAGATCCCCAGAACCCACCCCACTCCCCTCCGTTGTTGAACTGACGCCGAAAGTCATCAAATCGGCGCCAAAAGTCATTGAAGCCGCTGAACTAGAGGCCGCCGCAGACAATAtcgaggaggaagaagaagaacaacagCAAATCATGGATGAGGTTTATGGGATGATACAGGGCCGCTGCATTAGCAGGGTGAAGTCTGACACCCGGCTGGTGTCCCGCGAATCCCCGGTGAGGATGCCGCAGAAGCTGAAGAAGTCGGCGAGTGCGAAGTCGGCGTTCGGGCATTTCGAGGAGAGAGACGTCGTTGAGAGCCACCGGCCAGCCACCGTGAGGGAGGGGAAGGCTGGAGCGACGGAGCATTATGGGGAGGCAGTCGACGGGGTTGACGCAGGGCCGATGATTACATGA
- the LOC131151848 gene encoding probable glutathione S-transferase: MADKVVLLDFWASMFGMRVRIALAEKGVEYEYREEDLGNKSPLLLEMNPVHQKIPVLVHNGKPVCESLVIVQYIDEVWKDKAPLLPSGPYQRAQARFWADYVDQKMYMAGRKLWSSKGEEQEAVKKEFFGHLKVLEAELGNKPFFGGESFGYVDLSLITFSCWFKAYDTHGNISIGAECPKLMEWVKRCMAKESVAKSLPDPDKVTDFVAGMKKRFGIE, from the exons ATGGCGGATAAGGTGGTTCTGTTGGACTTCTGGGCCAGTATGTTCGGGATGAGGGTCAGAATCGCTCTGGCGGAGAAGGGCGTGGAGTACGAGTACAGGGAGGAGGACTTGGGGAACAAGAGCCCTCTGCTTCTGGAGATGAACCCTGTGCACCAGAAGATCCCTGTTCTGGTCCACAATGGCAAACCCGTATGCGAATCCCTCGTCATCGTTCAGTACATCGACGAGGTCTGGAAGGATAAGGCGCCATTGTTGCCCTCAGGTCCCTACCAGAGGGCTCAGGCCAGGTTCTGGGCCGATTATGTCGACCAGAAG ATGTACATGGCGGGGAGGAAGCTATGGTCATCGAAGGGAGAAGAGCAGGAGGCAGTGAAGAAGGAGTTCTTTGGACACCTGAAAGTGCTGGAAGCAGAGCTGGGAAACAAGCCATTCTTCGGGGGGGAGAGCTTTGGGTACGTGGACCTTTCGCTGATAACATTCTCCTGCTGGTTCAAGGCCTACGACACCCACGGCAACATCAGCATAGGGGCGGAGTGCCCTAAGCTGATGGAATGGGTGAAGAGGTGCATGGCCAAGGAAAGCGTGGCCAAGTCCCTTCCTGACCCGGACAAGGTCACCGACTTCGTTGCTGGAATGAAGAAAAGATTTGGGATAGAGTAA
- the LOC131151201 gene encoding uncharacterized mitochondrial protein AtMg00810-like, with translation MAAPHPCISFPLSSYLSYARLSPSFALFSSTISSQQDPQSFKQAAKDPNWCKAMETEIATLKLNNTWVLTDLPPGKSPIDCKYVYKSKKYNLNGTLERKKVRLVACGFTQQEEVDYHETFSPIAKIVTVRTLLALAAIKEWHLHVGFKQSKADYILFTCLSATGFTALIVYVDDIVFASSSLTSISPLRNFLNTHFRIKDLGPLRYFLGIEVAQSPKGIFLCQCKYTLDILVDTGHLASKPLKLPMDQNHKLSKSSSTLLSDPTPYHQLIGRLLYLTLTTPDISYPIQVLSQYMDRPSTTHLAITHKELRYLKHALGQGILLSATSYIQLIGYSDFDWASCSDSRRSITGFCVFLGQSLISWRSKKQTVVSQSSTKVEYRAMASVSTKLTWLTFID, from the exons ATGGCAGCCCCTCACCCATGTATTTCTTTTCCTCTgtcttcttatctttcttatgCACGTTTATCACCTTCTTTTGCTTTATTTTCTTCTACCATTTCTTCCCAACAAGACCCACAATCTTTCAAACAAGCTGCCAAGGACCCTAATTGGTGTAAAGCAATGGAAACTGAAATTGCGACCTTAAAACTCAACAACACCTGGGTCCTTACAGATTTACCTCCTGGGAAGTCTCCAATTGATTGCAAATATGTGTATAAAAGCAAAAAATACAATTTGAATGGTACTCTTGAAAGGAAGAAAGTACGATTAGTTGCTTGTGGTTTTACTCAGCAAGAGgaagtggattatcatgaaactTTTTCTCCCATTGCCAAAATTGTTACAGTTCGCACTCTACTTGCCTTGGCTGCCATTAAAGAATGGCATTTGCA TGTTGGTTTCAAGCAATCCAAGGCTGATTACATCCTCTTTACTTGTCTATCTGCTACTGGTTTCACAGCTCTCATTGTCTATGTCGATGACATAGTTTTTGCTAGTAGCTCCCTTACCTCCATTTCCCCTCTCcgtaattttttaaacacccatTTCCGTATCAAGGATCTTGGTCCCCTACGGTATTTCTTAGGCATTGAAGTGGCTCAATCTCCCAAAGGCATTTTTCTCTGCCAATGCAAATACACACTAGATATTTTAGTCGATACTGGTCATCTTGCTTCCAAACCCCTTAAACTCCCTATGGATCAGAACCACAAATTATCAAAATCCTCTAGCACCCTTTTGTCTGATCCCACTCCTTATCACCAACTCATTGGTCGTTTGCTTTACCTTACCCTCACCACACCTGACATTAGCTATCCCATTCAAGTCCTGAGTCAATACATGGATCGCCCTTCAACTACTCACCTTGCTATAACACACAAAGAGCTTCGCTACCTCAAGCATGCTCTTGGTCAAGGGATCCTCTTGTCTGCTACCTCTTACATTCAGCTCATTGGCTATTCTGATTTCGACTGGGCTTCTTGCTCAGACTCTCGCAGGTCCATAactggtttttgtgtttttctggggcaatctctcatttcttggaGGTCAAAGAAGCAGACTGTGGTTTCCCAATCCTCTACTAAGGTTGAATACCGGGCCATGGCCTCCGTTTCTACTAAACTCACTTGGCTAACATTTATTGACTAA